One window of Branchiostoma lanceolatum isolate klBraLanc5 chromosome 8, klBraLanc5.hap2, whole genome shotgun sequence genomic DNA carries:
- the LOC136440252 gene encoding chymotrypsinogen A-like isoform X2 → MGCKDYVSVYEAKGDSALLLGDGKLCNSRKPFNIQSKTNEVFVVFKSNKKGSAQGFNATYSASGCGVPVIGPNPWSRLAAGFGRIVGGNDARPGSWPWQVSIRSWVSGKNHFCGGTLVDKQWVVTAAHCVDNGRKPYLTFGEFDRYHYDNTEKTIFTEEIFIHPGYNNSLLTNDVAVLKLTSPVTYTAYVYPICLPDASMEAEVGTVCTVTGWGSHREGGTTANRLLQANIPIVDSTDCSEKYARLTQQGKGVHAIHPESMVCAGYPEGGVDSCQGDSGGPLVCKSSTGAHWLQGVVSWGYGCARADAPGVYARVPSLADWIRVTMETNS, encoded by the exons ATGGGATGTAAGGATTACGTCAGCGTCTATGAGGCAAAGGGCGACAGCGCGCTGCTTCTTGGAGACG GTAAGCTTTGCAATTCAAGGAAGCCATTCAACATTCAGTCGAAAACAAATGAAGTTTTCGTGGTCTTTAAGAGCAACAAAAAAGGGTCCGCTCAAGGATTCAACGCAACATACTCAG CCAGTGGCTGTGGAGTGCCTGTCATTGGTCCGAACCCATGGTCAAGATTGGCAGCTGGATTTGGCCGCATTGTGGGCGGAAATGACGCAAGACCCGGAAGTTGGCCCTGGCAGGTGTCAATCCGCAGTTGGGTCTCCGGAAAGAACCACTTTTGTGGGGGAACCCTGGTGGACAAGCAATGGGTTGTGACTGCTGCGCACTGTGTGGACAA CGGCCGTAAGCCCTATTTGACCTTCGGAGAGTTCGATCGTTACCATTACGACAACACTGAAAAGACGATTTTTACGGAAGAGATCTTCATTCATCCGGGATACAATAACAGCCTCCTAACGAACGACGTCGCTGTGTTAAAGCTGACGTCACCGGTGACGTACACAGCTTAcgtgtaccccatctgtttgcCGGATGCGTCTATGGAAGCAGAAGTTGGGACCGTGTGCACAGTTACCGGATGGGGGTCTCATCGAGAAG GCGGGACAACAGCAAATCGCTTGCTACAGGCAAACATCCCAATCGTGGACAGTACGGACTGCTCGGAGAAGTACGCCCGGCTGACCCAACAGGGCAAGGGCGTCCACGCCATCCACCCGGAGTCCATGGTCTGTGCAGGGTATCCGGAGGGAGGAGTCGACTCCTGTCAG GGAGACAGTGGCGGTCCTCTCGTCTGCAAGTCCTCCACGGGCGCCCATTGGTTACAGGGCGTGGTGAGCTGGGGTTACGGATGCGCACGCGCAGACGCTCCGGGGGTGTACGCCAGAGTTCCCTCGTTAGCCGACTGGATACGAGTTACCATGGAGACCAACTCGTAA
- the LOC136440252 gene encoding chymotrypsinogen A-like isoform X1, with translation MQPCATLSLVVGILVCFIPFSVTEGQPLPHKLQKALDISDPDCGGERSSEVGTILSPNYPQHYPGRKLCVWRITTGIGRKIKITFNQFHLMGCKDYVSVYEAKGDSALLLGDGKLCNSRKPFNIQSKTNEVFVVFKSNKKGSAQGFNATYSASGCGVPVIGPNPWSRLAAGFGRIVGGNDARPGSWPWQVSIRSWVSGKNHFCGGTLVDKQWVVTAAHCVDNGRKPYLTFGEFDRYHYDNTEKTIFTEEIFIHPGYNNSLLTNDVAVLKLTSPVTYTAYVYPICLPDASMEAEVGTVCTVTGWGSHREGGTTANRLLQANIPIVDSTDCSEKYARLTQQGKGVHAIHPESMVCAGYPEGGVDSCQGDSGGPLVCKSSTGAHWLQGVVSWGYGCARADAPGVYARVPSLADWIRVTMETNS, from the exons ATGCAGCCGTGTGCCACCTTGTCTCTCGTAGTAGGCATCCTGGTATGTTTTATACCCTTCTCCGTCACCGAAGGGCAGCCGTTACCACACAAGCTGCAAAAGGCGCTGGACATTTCAG ACCCGGACTGCGGCGGTGAGAGAAGTAGTGAAGTCGGCACCATTTTGTCCCCGAACTACCCACAACATTACCCTGGTCGCAAGCTGTGTGTCTGGCGCATTACTACAGGCATAGGCCGGAAAATCAAGATCACATTCAACCAGTTTCATCTTATGGGATGTAAGGATTACGTCAGCGTCTATGAGGCAAAGGGCGACAGCGCGCTGCTTCTTGGAGACG GTAAGCTTTGCAATTCAAGGAAGCCATTCAACATTCAGTCGAAAACAAATGAAGTTTTCGTGGTCTTTAAGAGCAACAAAAAAGGGTCCGCTCAAGGATTCAACGCAACATACTCAG CCAGTGGCTGTGGAGTGCCTGTCATTGGTCCGAACCCATGGTCAAGATTGGCAGCTGGATTTGGCCGCATTGTGGGCGGAAATGACGCAAGACCCGGAAGTTGGCCCTGGCAGGTGTCAATCCGCAGTTGGGTCTCCGGAAAGAACCACTTTTGTGGGGGAACCCTGGTGGACAAGCAATGGGTTGTGACTGCTGCGCACTGTGTGGACAA CGGCCGTAAGCCCTATTTGACCTTCGGAGAGTTCGATCGTTACCATTACGACAACACTGAAAAGACGATTTTTACGGAAGAGATCTTCATTCATCCGGGATACAATAACAGCCTCCTAACGAACGACGTCGCTGTGTTAAAGCTGACGTCACCGGTGACGTACACAGCTTAcgtgtaccccatctgtttgcCGGATGCGTCTATGGAAGCAGAAGTTGGGACCGTGTGCACAGTTACCGGATGGGGGTCTCATCGAGAAG GCGGGACAACAGCAAATCGCTTGCTACAGGCAAACATCCCAATCGTGGACAGTACGGACTGCTCGGAGAAGTACGCCCGGCTGACCCAACAGGGCAAGGGCGTCCACGCCATCCACCCGGAGTCCATGGTCTGTGCAGGGTATCCGGAGGGAGGAGTCGACTCCTGTCAG GGAGACAGTGGCGGTCCTCTCGTCTGCAAGTCCTCCACGGGCGCCCATTGGTTACAGGGCGTGGTGAGCTGGGGTTACGGATGCGCACGCGCAGACGCTCCGGGGGTGTACGCCAGAGTTCCCTCGTTAGCCGACTGGATACGAGTTACCATGGAGACCAACTCGTAA